The genomic segment ggggaaatgcaactttgcaatgccgacgatttaaaaatatcgcaaccatcagtcagccgtgccataaactttcctttggacattcaacaattacacaggatcaaagccaacttcatggcaattgcaggtatgcccggtgtggtcggtgctattgacgggacgcacataaaaataattgcgccatcaaaagacgaggacgtgttcgtcaataggacgaaagtgcattccatcaacacgcaggttgtttttgatgcaaattttaacatagcctactggatgttgttgcaaagtggcctggatcttcagctacccatgattcgcgcattttaatggagagcggtctgaggcagctttttgagatgtaccagttgggtgtcacttgctgggagacagtgactatccatgcaagacgtggctctagacaccctacctcaatccacaaccgggagcacagttaaagtataacatgtaagtgattacgcatattacgcttagtcctacgtgtaaaacacatcgtattggctatttgacgccttttatttgttgaatccatatttattattgtttactgatttcttccatatatgctagagcacacaaacatacacgaaatgttgtggagagaggaattgggcagatgaaacgtcggttcatgtcctccacggcgaaatacgcctcaccccagagagggcaagcacagtcattactgtatgtgccattctacacaacctctgcaagcggaggaacattccacagccagacgatggtgatgatgatgatggcgatcaacatgacaatgaatttggccgtgtggaaccgagtggaccggcatttagggatcactttgaaaacacattttaggtaaacaccttggcacaaatcagtcaacacttgtgtagttcataacatttattttcttttaaattgtacgtatttttattgtttgctttctctctcttgaacgtgcaggctacaacgtcattatcgtggtctgcacaaaattgtcatcatgcgtgtattctgctaactgcactataactacttaataggaattcatttctagcctaggctatttccttgtttttcggtgattcagtgggctcgtctgaacaaccaatcaccgaactgactgcttctaaactcgtgcatgagaattgacgtaatccatagcaacggcgagtcactcttagttcactctttgtgatttatccttagtaagagtaggtctcagcggctttgtgaataacttttaagaaaaaaatcctacgtaaaatgttttagcgcgagttaggagcactcctagcggtaagataaaatgctttgtgaatacggccccaggtatATAGAGCATCTTCGATCCTATGAGCTGTCAGCCACACAGGGAAGCCAGTCTATCCACCTGCAGTCTGACTTCAATGATACAACCCCACTCTCTGCATACAAGATTGATGGCTTGCTGCTGTTGACTCCCAAGAAGTTCATACAAGTGAGACAAAATTAAGACCACTCTATGGTGAGTAATTCTTCATAAATCATTAATTGTTCATTTATTGGAAAATGTGCTCAGTATAACCAATCATTATATAGCTACATACAACATACATTACCTGCATTTTGGAATTGCACTCTTTGGTAACACATtctaaagaacatgtctataatGCATTAAAAGCACAAATATAACTGGCCAATGTCATGGTAGACATAATGTACTGTGACATCATGTAGTGAACCCAGGTCTCAGATTTTTCTTTCAAACACTGTCAATTTGGCATGGAGGTATAAAGCATTATGAATGCTGAACACATTGGAGGTTGTCATTAATGATTATAAACAATTAGTAAGACTTAAATAAATGCACTATGTCTGTGTGCTgatgtgtttttaaccttaGAATCTCTTCATTTATTAAAGTGATGGCAGCTGAAGCCCCACAAAACATGATCCTTCGTGTCATCGAGGCAGACCGTGTAAGAAAATTAAAACTCAGCTCCCGTCCAGCTTCTGTTGATGCACTGATTGAGATTTTAAAAGGACAACTGGAACTGGACTGTGACTTCAGTTTGCAATACGAAGATCCAGACTTCGATGGAAAACTGACGTGCCTTGTTGACATCCAGGAGTTACCACAAAAAGCCTGTGTTCATATTTCACTTACACGGGATTCCAGTTCTCGTGCATCAACTGATACCCTTTCAGATGTGTCATCCCCAGAACGTCTGAGCAGATGGCCTCCAGGTCCTTTTCAAATTCCCACATTTGCGTTTGACGTTGAGCTGACACTTAGAGATGGGAATGCTGAATTTGAAAAGAATGAAAGACCTCTTCAGTTGTCAAGGGACCAGAAGCACAATATTTTAGACAAACTGGCATCCACCATACATGGTTTTAAGGCATACCCCAGTGATaaagaggtagcaatggtggcTGAAGCTCTTGTAAGGAAACACCCCTGTTTAAAAGAAGCAGGATCTGACAATGGATGGAATGGCTGGAAGAACAGCATCAAGTTTAAAATGGGCAATTACAGGACCAAGATGAGAAGAGCCGGATGTCAGGAGGTCGCTGTAAATGCTGGGAAAAGGAGCCGAAAAAACCCTGAGAATGAACCTTCACACTCCAATATCAAAAGACCTAAGCGTGCAGAGGTCAACTTCCTGCCTAACTTTCCTCAAGGAGAGAATCCCTCAAGTCTTGACCTTTTGAGGCAGGCTATTGTTGAGGAAGTAAAGAAGACTGAGAGAAACCTACCCCTTATTAGTAAAATGATGCAGAACACGTTTGCTTTGCGACGCCAGACCATTGTGATGACGAGTCCTGCGGTGAAAGAGCTAATGGACCTATGGCCTGCTCTTCATATGCAGTCTGAGGTAATATGGGTCAACTCTTTCATCTGTTTTTATCTTTGCTAAataaatttaataaataaattcattttGTAGgttatttttcagtttttatCTTTGCTACTGTATGTCATTGATGACATTGTCTGTAATGTTGCCTAATTTCATtcatcataaaataaataattgctgTTACTGTCCTTTCTACAATGCAGGTGTATGCAGAGTTCCAAAGGATAACTAACCAGAACCTACCTAACACTTTCTACGCGGAGCTTGATCGCCACACTCCTCGTTTGATGGCCTTATTTAGGCAGAAAGCCTCCAAAACTGGAAAGACGGCAGATGCTTTGGCAGACATTTTCAAAGTCCATGATACACAGGTGATTATACAGTACATTTCAGAGGTAGAGTCTTAGTGTAATGTTGGGAGTTTAATGCTTCAAATAAGCTTTTAAATTCCGTAATTGCACCAGATGAGTCAGCAGATTATTAGTGGATTTATGTGCAGATACTGGAATTTAATTAACTAATAATTAGTTGGGACTGTTTGGCATTGGGTTAGAATTGTAAACTTGTCACAACACTATTTTAATCTTCTTAGGAATTACATGATGTCCACACAAGGCGTACCACTGTTCTCCATGCCCTTCCTGTGTATCTACGTGAGGAAGTCTCTGGATTTTTCAGAACATGTGTGGTAAGTCCAAGTAAAGAGATATCATGCCTATTATACTGTAAATTAACCAGTtcatattttcatttcatttccaaCACACTAGAATTCCTGTATATGTACCAGTATTTCAACTTCAAACCTCTGGCAAGATGTTCATAAGTTTGAAGTGTCATTTTGGGCCCATTACGGCATCAAAAAAAATCAACTGCAAAGAAAAGTAGCAGTCATTAGCCTAACAGTGGAACACATAAAAGTCATCTCACTTTCTCAGCAATGAGAGCACAACGCAACAGAATGAACAGGAGTCTTTCAGACTTGTGTATTTCTTGTTATTTATATGACCTCCAACTGTAATCAAAATGGCCACAGCCATAGTTTCAGTAAATGTGATTATATGATCTCCTTTTCATTTTTTAGGATGATATGGATGAGCCAGACCTGCGGGATGCATCAGTGGTCCTCCTTACAACTGTCAGCGATGATGCAACAAGCCCAGTTCACTACCACCCAGTGAGAGTGTCTGTCGTCCTAGAGGGTGATGTGGTTGTCAGCCTCCCCAGGCTTGCAGATGCCTTCCTGGTAATATTCGGCCTGATCTATGCACTACATCTCAGTTATCCCGAGGGACTGACAAA from the Gadus macrocephalus chromosome 20, ASM3116895v1 genome contains:
- the LOC132448801 gene encoding uncharacterized protein LOC132448801 isoform X2; the encoded protein is MAAEAPQNMILRVIEADRVRKLKLSSRPASVDALIEILKGQLELDCDFSLQYEDPDFDGKLTCLVDIQELPQKACVHISLTRDSSSRASTDTLSDVSSPERLSRWPPGPFQIPTFAFDVELTLRDGNAEFEKNERPLQLSRDQKHNILDKLASTIHGFKAYPSDKEVAMVAEALVRKHPCLKEAGSDNGWNGWKNSIKFKMGNYRTKMRRAGCQEVAVNAGKRSRKNPENEPSHSNIKRPKRAEVNFLPNFPQGENPSSLDLLRQAIVEEVKKTERNLPLISKMMQNTFALRRQTIVMTSPAVKELMDLWPALHMQSEVYAEFQRITNQNLPNTFYAELDRHTPRLMALFRQKASKTGKTADALADIFKVHDTQELHDVHTRRTTVLHALPVYLREEVSGFFRTCVDDMDEPDLRDASVVLLTTVSDDATSPVHYHPVRVSVVLEGDVVVSLPRLADAFLVIFGLIYALHLSYPEGLTNTFEFTQKILLGLDDSKLSPKLQTLKNDLMLYV